In one window of Erwinia tasmaniensis Et1/99 DNA:
- a CDS encoding HPr kinase, giving the protein MSSLSALQRRLDSQFNRAQNQLDDATQNASEGYSQEDSFAFFEASMGLSNASWAASQELTVKHGLAKAIINEIN; this is encoded by the coding sequence ATGTCATCACTCAGTGCGCTTCAGCGCCGTCTGGACAGCCAGTTTAATCGGGCACAAAACCAACTGGACGATGCCACCCAGAATGCCAGCGAAGGCTATAGCCAGGAAGACAGTTTCGCCTTTTTCGAGGCCAGCATGGGGCTGTCCAACGCCAGCTGGGCGGCGAGTCAGGAGCTGACGGTTAAGCACGGCCTGGCCAAAGCCATCATCAATGAGATCAACTGA
- a CDS encoding type III secretion system chaperone, which yields MIIQDLVGALARRLEMGPLSLDAAQLCCLRINGLEMTLEWLEQQNMLFVYLSVGTVSDTENSTLLSDILSANLFHYGSSDGAAFGLDKEKNELLLFQRFQLPSVNEASFVSACVQMIEVAKLWQGKLLHGRAPSSAAPRMPIQQGLTLNLAGKIT from the coding sequence GTGATAATACAAGATTTAGTGGGGGCACTGGCGAGGCGCCTTGAAATGGGGCCGCTGTCGCTGGATGCCGCTCAACTTTGCTGTCTGCGGATTAACGGCCTGGAGATGACGCTGGAGTGGTTGGAACAGCAGAATATGCTGTTTGTTTACCTGAGCGTGGGCACCGTCTCTGACACTGAGAACAGTACGTTATTAAGCGATATTCTGTCTGCCAATCTGTTTCATTATGGTTCCAGCGATGGTGCCGCATTTGGCCTGGATAAAGAGAAAAACGAACTGTTGCTGTTTCAACGTTTCCAGCTGCCGTCGGTGAACGAGGCGAGCTTCGTGAGCGCCTGTGTACAAATGATCGAGGTGGCTAAACTCTGGCAGGGCAAGTTACTGCACGGGCGCGCGCCGTCATCCGCCGCGCCGCGCATGCCGATACAGCAGGGGCTAACGTTAAATCTTGCCGGGAAAATCACATGA
- the sctC gene encoding type III secretion system outer membrane ring subunit SctC: MVNQCDLRGRLLGALLMLCATLPAGAQTPADWKEQSYAYSADRTPLSTVLQDFADGHSVDLQLGNVEEVEVTAKIRADNASAFLDRLALEHHFQWFVYNNTLYVSPQDEQSSERLEISPDAAPDIKQALSGIGLLDPRFGWGELPDDGVVLVTGPPQYLELIKRFSEQREKKEDRRKVMTFPLRYASVADRTIRYRDQTVVIPGVATMLNELMNGKRPAPASASGSDGTAGAPDTGSMMQNTQSLLSRLSSRNKTPGRAGDRDSGIDDLSGRISADVRNNALLIRDDDKRRDEYSQLIGKIDVPQNLVEIDAVILDIDRTALNRLEANWQATLGGVTGGSSLMSGSGTLFVSDFKRFFADIQALEGEGTASIVANPSVLTLENQPAVIDFSQTAYITATGERVADIQPVTAGTSLQVTPRAVGYEGHSSIQLMIDIEDGHVQTNGDGQATGVKRGTVSTQALIGENRALVLGGFHVEESGDRDRRIPLLGDIPWIGKLFTSTRHEISQRQRLFILTPRLIGDQTDPTRYVTADNRQQLSDAMGRVERRHSNVNQHDVVENALRDLAEGQSPAGFQAQTSGTRINEVCRSTPSLLFESTRGQWYSSSNNGVQLSVGVVRNTGSKPLRFDEANCGSKRTLAVAVWPQSALAPGQSAEIYLALDPRRVLHASRESLLTH, encoded by the coding sequence ATGGTTAATCAATGTGATTTGCGCGGCCGTCTGCTGGGCGCGCTATTAATGCTGTGCGCCACCCTCCCGGCAGGGGCGCAGACTCCCGCCGACTGGAAAGAGCAGTCTTACGCCTATTCTGCCGATCGCACTCCGCTCTCCACGGTGCTGCAAGATTTTGCTGACGGACACAGCGTCGACCTCCAGCTTGGCAACGTGGAAGAGGTTGAGGTCACCGCAAAAATCCGCGCCGATAACGCCAGCGCCTTTCTCGACCGTCTGGCCCTGGAGCATCATTTTCAGTGGTTTGTTTACAACAATACCCTGTACGTCAGTCCCCAGGATGAGCAAAGCTCGGAACGGCTGGAGATCTCCCCGGACGCCGCACCCGATATCAAACAGGCGCTCAGCGGGATTGGCCTGCTGGACCCGCGTTTTGGCTGGGGGGAGCTGCCGGACGACGGCGTGGTGCTGGTGACCGGGCCGCCGCAATACCTGGAGCTGATCAAGCGCTTCAGCGAGCAGCGCGAAAAGAAAGAGGACCGGCGGAAGGTGATGACCTTCCCGCTGCGCTATGCGTCGGTCGCCGACCGCACCATCCGTTACCGTGACCAGACGGTGGTTATTCCCGGCGTGGCCACCATGCTCAATGAGCTGATGAACGGTAAACGTCCGGCACCGGCCAGCGCCAGCGGCAGCGACGGCACGGCCGGTGCGCCCGATACCGGCAGCATGATGCAGAACACACAGTCATTGCTGTCGCGCTTATCCAGCCGCAATAAAACCCCCGGCCGGGCGGGCGACAGGGATAGCGGCATTGACGATCTTAGCGGCCGTATCTCTGCCGATGTGCGCAACAATGCGCTGTTGATCCGCGATGACGATAAGCGGCGCGATGAGTACAGCCAGCTGATTGGCAAAATCGATGTGCCGCAGAATCTGGTGGAGATTGATGCGGTGATCCTGGATATCGACCGCACGGCGCTGAACCGGCTAGAGGCAAACTGGCAGGCAACGCTGGGCGGCGTGACGGGCGGCAGCTCGCTGATGTCCGGCAGCGGCACGCTGTTTGTCAGCGACTTCAAACGCTTTTTCGCCGATATTCAGGCGCTGGAGGGAGAGGGCACCGCCTCGATCGTCGCCAATCCTTCGGTGCTGACGCTGGAAAACCAGCCTGCGGTGATCGACTTCAGCCAGACGGCTTATATCACCGCCACCGGCGAGCGCGTGGCGGATATCCAGCCGGTGACGGCAGGTACCAGCCTACAGGTGACGCCGCGTGCGGTGGGGTACGAAGGCCATTCCAGCATCCAGTTAATGATTGATATTGAGGATGGACACGTTCAGACCAACGGCGACGGGCAGGCTACCGGCGTCAAACGCGGAACGGTCAGCACCCAGGCGTTGATCGGCGAAAACCGCGCGCTGGTGCTGGGCGGCTTTCATGTGGAAGAGAGCGGCGATCGCGATCGCCGTATCCCCCTGCTGGGTGATATTCCCTGGATCGGCAAACTGTTCACCTCGACGCGCCACGAAATTTCCCAGCGCCAGCGCCTGTTTATTCTTACCCCGCGTCTGATTGGCGATCAGACCGATCCCACGCGCTATGTGACCGCCGATAACCGCCAGCAGTTAAGCGATGCGATGGGCCGGGTGGAAAGGCGTCACAGCAATGTGAACCAGCATGATGTGGTGGAAAATGCCCTGCGCGATCTGGCTGAAGGGCAGTCGCCGGCGGGATTCCAGGCGCAAACGTCCGGTACGCGTATTAATGAAGTGTGCCGCAGTACGCCTTCATTGCTGTTCGAAAGTACCCGTGGCCAGTGGTACAGCAGTAGCAATAACGGCGTGCAGCTCAGCGTGGGGGTGGTGCGTAATACCGGTAGCAAACCCCTGCGTTTTGATGAGGCCAACTGCGGCAGTAAGCGCACGCTGGCGGTGGCGGTATGGCCGCAAAGCGCGCTGGCACCCGGCCAGTCGGCGGAGATCTATCTGGCGCTGGACCCTCGCCGGGTGCTCCACGCGTCGCGCGAATCCTTATTAACGCATTGA
- a CDS encoding harpin HrpZ family protein: MSLNTSSLGASTLQITLGGAGGSNGLLGTSRQNAGLDGQSALGLGGNGHSDAVNQLAGMLTGMMMMMSMMGGGGLTSLLGGGLGGGLGGGLQGGGSGGGLGGLGGDLGSTLGGGLGAGIGGALGGPLGATLGNSLGSSIGGSAASGVGSTLDQALGLNPTSYGSGSTSGSDSASGASDPMQQLMQLFSEVMQSLFGEGQDGTQSGSQTGKQPTEGEQSAYKQGVSDALSGLMGNGLSQSLGNSGLAGGQSGSTGAGLDGSSLGGKGLQNLSGPVDYQQLGNAVGTGIGMKAGIQALNDIGTHSDSSTRSFINKGDRAMAKEVGQFMDQYPEVFGKPQYQKGPGKEVKTDDKSWAKALSKPDDDGMTPASMDQFNKAKGMIKSAMAGDTGNGNLQARGAGGSSLGIDAMMTGDTINNMALSKLSAA, encoded by the coding sequence ATGAGTCTGAATACGAGTTCGCTGGGCGCGTCAACGTTGCAGATTACCCTCGGCGGTGCCGGTGGCAGCAATGGTTTGTTGGGTACCAGCCGCCAGAATGCAGGGCTGGACGGTCAGTCCGCGCTGGGCCTCGGCGGTAACGGTCACAGCGATGCGGTGAACCAACTGGCCGGTATGCTCACCGGCATGATGATGATGATGAGTATGATGGGTGGCGGTGGGTTAACCAGCCTGCTGGGCGGGGGGCTGGGCGGTGGATTGGGCGGCGGTCTGCAGGGCGGCGGTTCAGGCGGCGGCTTAGGCGGTCTGGGTGGCGATCTGGGCAGCACGTTGGGCGGTGGTCTGGGTGCCGGCATTGGCGGTGCGTTAGGCGGCCCGCTGGGCGCGACCCTGGGTAACTCTCTGGGATCGAGCATCGGGGGCAGCGCCGCTTCAGGCGTCGGCTCTACGCTGGACCAGGCGCTGGGCCTTAATCCAACTTCCTATGGCAGCGGTTCCACCTCCGGCTCTGATTCAGCCTCCGGGGCAAGCGACCCCATGCAGCAGCTGATGCAGCTGTTTAGCGAAGTGATGCAAAGCCTGTTTGGCGAGGGTCAGGACGGAACGCAGAGCGGTTCCCAGACCGGTAAACAGCCGACCGAAGGCGAGCAAAGCGCCTATAAGCAGGGCGTCAGCGATGCGCTGTCAGGCCTGATGGGCAACGGTCTGAGCCAGAGTCTTGGCAATAGCGGACTGGCTGGCGGTCAGAGTGGGAGTACGGGCGCGGGTCTGGACGGCTCGTCACTGGGCGGCAAAGGCCTGCAAAACCTGAGCGGCCCGGTTGACTACCAGCAGCTGGGTAACGCGGTCGGCACCGGTATCGGCATGAAGGCGGGCATCCAGGCGCTGAATGATATCGGCACGCACAGCGACAGCTCAACCCGCTCTTTCATCAATAAAGGCGACCGGGCCATGGCGAAGGAAGTGGGCCAGTTTATGGACCAGTATCCTGAAGTGTTTGGCAAGCCGCAGTATCAGAAAGGGCCGGGCAAAGAGGTGAAGACCGATGATAAGTCCTGGGCGAAGGCGCTGAGCAAGCCGGATGATGATGGCATGACGCCGGCCAGTATGGATCAGTTCAATAAAGCCAAAGGCATGATCAAAAGTGCGATGGCGGGTGATACCGGCAACGGCAACCTGCAGGCACGCGGCGCCGGCGGCTCTTCGCTGGGTATTGATGCCATGATGACCGGTGACACCATTAACAATATGGCACTGAGCAAACTCAGCGCGGCTTAA
- the hrpT gene encoding HrpT family type III secretion system protein codes for MKSASCLLLVSTLLLTACAGRHDNGLACTSVDCRPQSQAHQLVIWWQPGLRNGPADYTRVSVNE; via the coding sequence ATGAAAAGTGCATCATGTTTGCTGCTGGTGAGCACGCTGCTGCTGACCGCCTGCGCCGGACGCCATGATAACGGCCTTGCGTGTACCTCAGTGGACTGCCGTCCGCAGTCACAGGCGCATCAGCTGGTTATCTGGTGGCAGCCCGGCTTGCGCAACGGCCCGGCGGATTACACCCGGGTATCGGTCAATGAATAA
- a CDS encoding pectate lyase, with amino-acid sequence MSVLTLNITIPSVQGLMQPGADSGFSTGNNANAGLGQQPFDKQTIEQMAQLLGELLKPLLSPQAGNAATGANGEGQLAGVGNAGGPSEQNGALGATPQNNGQNALSEMGNNGLDQALTPDGQGGGQISDNPLLKALLKLIARMMDGQSDPLGQQGAGSHNASSGTSSTGSSPSNDLSGNGFPSGPSSGGTAPTHSDSPPSTPTSPTSPLDFPSSPTGGAGGSTPVTDRPDPVGSSGVGAGQAVDFPGASANPTVVHDTITVKAGQVFDGKGQTFTAGSELGDGGQSESQKPLFKLEDGASLKNVTIGNNGADGIHLYGDAKIDNLHVTNVGEDAITVKPNGAGKKSHVEITNSTFQNASDKILQLNADTSLTVDNVKAKDFGTFVRTNGGQQGNWDLNLSHISAQNGKFSFVKSDSEGLNVNTQDISLDNVQNHYKVPASANLKVAE; translated from the coding sequence ATGTCAGTTCTTACGCTTAACATCACTATCCCATCCGTGCAGGGGCTGATGCAGCCCGGCGCGGATAGCGGGTTTTCCACGGGAAACAACGCCAACGCCGGGTTGGGGCAACAGCCCTTCGACAAACAAACCATTGAGCAAATGGCGCAGTTATTGGGAGAGCTGTTAAAGCCGCTGCTATCGCCACAGGCAGGCAATGCGGCAACGGGCGCTAACGGCGAGGGCCAGCTGGCCGGCGTGGGGAACGCCGGCGGTCCGTCAGAGCAGAATGGTGCCCTGGGGGCAACGCCACAGAATAACGGCCAGAACGCGTTAAGTGAGATGGGCAACAACGGGCTGGATCAGGCCCTGACCCCCGATGGCCAGGGTGGAGGGCAAATCAGCGATAATCCGTTGCTGAAAGCCCTGCTGAAACTGATCGCCCGAATGATGGACGGGCAGAGCGACCCGCTCGGCCAGCAGGGCGCTGGCAGTCACAATGCGTCTTCCGGCACGTCCTCAACGGGGAGCTCCCCTTCCAACGATCTATCAGGCAACGGCTTCCCTTCCGGCCCTTCTTCCGGCGGCACAGCGCCAACCCATTCTGACTCACCGCCGTCCACGCCAACCTCCCCCACCTCACCGCTTGATTTCCCGTCTTCCCCCACCGGCGGAGCCGGGGGCAGCACGCCGGTAACCGATCGTCCCGATCCTGTTGGCAGTTCAGGCGTAGGGGCCGGGCAGGCCGTTGATTTCCCTGGCGCCAGCGCCAATCCCACGGTGGTGCATGACACCATTACCGTAAAAGCGGGCCAGGTGTTTGATGGTAAAGGGCAAACCTTTACCGCCGGTTCGGAATTAGGCGATGGTGGCCAGTCGGAAAGCCAGAAACCGCTGTTCAAACTGGAGGACGGGGCCAGCCTGAAAAACGTCACTATCGGCAATAACGGCGCGGATGGCATTCATCTCTATGGCGATGCGAAAATAGATAACCTGCACGTCACTAACGTGGGGGAGGACGCGATCACCGTGAAGCCAAACGGCGCGGGCAAAAAATCTCACGTTGAAATCACCAACAGCACTTTCCAGAACGCCTCTGACAAGATCCTACAGCTGAATGCCGATACCAGCCTGACCGTTGATAACGTGAAGGCCAAAGACTTTGGCACTTTCGTGCGCACCAACGGCGGCCAGCAGGGCAACTGGGATCTGAATCTGAGTCATATCAGCGCGCAGAACGGTAAGTTCTCATTCGTGAAAAGCGACAGCGAGGGATTAAACGTCAATACCCAGGATATCTCCCTGGATAATGTGCAAAACCACTACAAAGTTCCCGCTTCCGCTAACCTGAAGGTGGCCGAATGA
- the sctL gene encoding type III secretion system stator protein SctL, which yields MLTRKRITLLNGAADLAPVISQSQLFIQQQGQDILEQARQQAQAMRDDAERQIAADRLIAQQRAGQAFWQQADTLLHDWQQQYQQLEAQVLEVMDGVMTQALGQLLDEVPEPQRLAALLRQIMRASALDDRGSLYCHPSQQNEVADWLHLHAHLGWRLQPDGSLAVDGLKLVTANGELHLDWQQAVRQLLPTAAEC from the coding sequence ATGTTGACGCGTAAACGCATTACCCTGCTGAACGGCGCGGCCGATCTCGCCCCGGTTATCAGCCAGTCACAGCTTTTTATCCAGCAGCAGGGGCAGGATATTCTCGAACAGGCCCGGCAGCAGGCGCAGGCGATGCGGGACGACGCCGAACGGCAGATTGCGGCCGATCGCCTGATTGCGCAACAGCGTGCCGGGCAGGCGTTCTGGCAGCAGGCGGATACGTTGTTACACGACTGGCAGCAGCAATATCAGCAGCTGGAAGCCCAGGTGCTTGAGGTGATGGATGGCGTTATGACCCAGGCGCTTGGACAGCTGCTGGACGAGGTGCCGGAACCCCAGCGGCTGGCTGCGCTATTGCGTCAAATCATGCGGGCAAGCGCCCTTGACGATCGGGGAAGCCTGTATTGTCACCCATCGCAGCAGAATGAGGTCGCCGACTGGCTGCACCTTCATGCCCATTTGGGCTGGCGGCTACAGCCGGACGGATCGCTGGCGGTTGACGGCCTGAAGCTGGTCACCGCAAACGGCGAACTGCACCTCGACTGGCAGCAGGCCGTACGCCAGCTGCTTCCCACTGCGGCAGAGTGCTAA
- a CDS encoding DNA-binding protein, with amino-acid sequence MMISDEARPAESWVDVVNGQQRLSPAQYQAFQQAISQVKQRLQQVLGSPLPQRQGEFDLDSFVDGLHADFLDGDAKGQEGDVGQTAWWITRYLADRLLEWQQLEQRRG; translated from the coding sequence ATGATGATATCCGATGAGGCACGCCCGGCGGAAAGCTGGGTTGATGTGGTCAACGGCCAGCAGCGCCTGTCACCCGCGCAGTATCAGGCTTTTCAGCAGGCCATTTCGCAGGTAAAGCAGCGGCTGCAACAGGTGCTGGGCAGCCCGCTGCCACAACGCCAGGGTGAGTTTGATCTGGATAGCTTTGTCGACGGCCTGCATGCCGACTTTCTCGACGGTGACGCTAAGGGCCAGGAGGGCGACGTGGGGCAAACCGCCTGGTGGATAACCCGCTATCTGGCGGATCGTCTGCTGGAGTGGCAGCAGTTAGAGCAACGGCGCGGATAA
- a CDS encoding YopJ family acetyltransferase, with translation MNISGLRAGQGSPSQQTDRAASSSTQASPAPAGRRLQRQDALPTNTRYQASQMPATPERARVAARNSAGASSSAAHAQPSLSLSRQNAHREDPALARFHHQMQQSTKMSRADPLPEKPQVVPKRLQEKIDAINLPRLKKLDNNLHEYGKMATELAKEGSGSSSALTRMDKKVLPLLADAENARHPGLNLHVYKKGEECYQAIKDQHKSVQQSGQPKTMRALYPPFKGMPDHHIALDIQLRPGHRPSIVGFESALGHMVEHLKQGIAEGVRGAKVHMVGNTIQNSQWDCTMYSLSNALKSFKHHDEYTARLHKGEKVPVPAEFFKHAQSKSSVEGKPHQDAVVTKDKGGLHAETLLHRNLAYRADRFDRAYSTSIEGFRMQEIQRAGEHLAAKKHKS, from the coding sequence ATGAATATATCGGGTTTGCGAGCCGGGCAGGGGAGCCCATCGCAGCAAACGGATCGGGCTGCTTCCTCATCGACCCAGGCCTCACCGGCCCCGGCGGGCAGACGGTTACAGCGCCAGGACGCGCTGCCCACCAACACTCGTTATCAGGCCAGCCAGATGCCCGCTACGCCGGAGCGTGCGCGCGTCGCCGCCAGAAACAGCGCGGGGGCGAGCTCTTCAGCGGCGCATGCGCAACCCTCCCTGTCTTTGTCACGCCAGAACGCGCATCGTGAGGATCCAGCGCTCGCCCGTTTTCATCACCAGATGCAGCAGTCGACAAAAATGTCGCGCGCCGATCCTCTGCCGGAAAAGCCGCAGGTCGTGCCAAAACGCCTACAGGAAAAGATAGACGCCATTAACCTGCCACGATTAAAAAAGCTGGATAACAACCTACACGAATACGGCAAAATGGCGACCGAACTGGCAAAAGAAGGTTCGGGCTCCAGCAGCGCACTGACGCGCATGGATAAAAAGGTCCTGCCGCTATTGGCCGATGCGGAAAATGCGCGTCATCCCGGCCTCAACCTGCATGTTTATAAGAAGGGTGAAGAGTGTTATCAGGCGATAAAGGATCAGCATAAAAGCGTACAGCAGTCCGGGCAGCCAAAGACGATGCGTGCGCTATATCCTCCTTTCAAGGGCATGCCAGACCACCACATTGCTCTGGATATTCAGCTCCGGCCGGGCCATCGCCCCTCGATTGTCGGCTTTGAGTCGGCTTTGGGGCATATGGTCGAGCATCTCAAACAGGGTATTGCCGAAGGGGTACGTGGGGCTAAAGTGCATATGGTGGGCAATACGATTCAAAATTCCCAGTGGGATTGCACCATGTATTCGTTGAGTAATGCTTTAAAATCTTTTAAGCATCATGACGAATATACGGCCCGCCTGCACAAGGGGGAAAAGGTTCCTGTGCCCGCGGAGTTCTTCAAACATGCGCAGTCGAAATCATCCGTCGAGGGTAAACCGCATCAGGATGCCGTTGTCACCAAAGATAAAGGCGGGCTGCATGCCGAAACCCTGCTGCACAGAAACCTGGCCTATCGCGCCGACAGGTTCGACCGCGCTTACAGCACCTCGATTGAGGGCTTCCGCATGCAGGAGATCCAGCGTGCCGGCGAGCATCTGGCGGCGAAAAAACACAAAAGCTAG
- the hrpG gene encoding type III secretion system chaperone HrpG encodes MRSTELQQWVQRWLDNVGEDQRLTVDDGVVWLQQRAGQYFALAELAQNTPPDEALLGRALQLSAPTLRYFGRDAAALAQQGSSLILVLTVRQPEMNAVCLQLESLLNQRDVWQTMLQQPRRKAVAHSAVPLHSLAFLPGGKHG; translated from the coding sequence ATGAGATCAACTGAATTGCAGCAGTGGGTGCAGCGCTGGCTGGACAACGTGGGCGAAGACCAACGGCTGACGGTGGATGACGGCGTTGTCTGGTTGCAGCAGCGGGCGGGGCAGTATTTTGCGCTGGCGGAGCTGGCGCAAAATACCCCGCCGGACGAGGCGCTGCTGGGGCGGGCGCTACAGCTTTCTGCCCCCACGCTGCGTTATTTTGGCCGGGATGCCGCCGCGCTGGCACAGCAGGGCAGCAGCCTGATATTAGTATTAACCGTGCGCCAGCCGGAGATGAACGCCGTCTGCCTACAGCTGGAATCGCTGCTCAATCAGCGTGACGTCTGGCAGACGATGCTGCAACAGCCGCGAAGAAAAGCGGTAGCCCATAGCGCAGTGCCCTTGCACAGCCTCGCCTTTTTACCTGGGGGAAAACATGGTTAA
- the hrpV gene encoding HrpV family type III secretion system protein, with translation MNNPCPQVTSLAALLSLLQLRQSCRWQVAQGVELHALCGERGREVMLNLQTTFQPPGFYQQLLTRRAQRLDVYDGCYLCLNRDRVVSCWRQLPESAVNDKLHIAPLFSLAGIFLAD, from the coding sequence ATGAATAATCCCTGCCCACAGGTCACCTCGCTGGCGGCATTACTCAGCCTGTTGCAACTGCGCCAGAGCTGCCGCTGGCAGGTCGCACAGGGCGTCGAGCTGCACGCCCTGTGTGGCGAGCGCGGGCGCGAGGTGATGCTAAACCTGCAAACCACGTTCCAGCCACCGGGGTTTTATCAGCAGCTGCTGACTCGCCGGGCGCAGCGGCTGGATGTCTACGATGGCTGCTACCTGTGCCTTAATCGCGACCGGGTAGTATCCTGCTGGCGTCAGCTGCCCGAATCAGCCGTGAACGATAAACTGCATATTGCCCCGCTGTTCAGCCTGGCGGGCATTTTTCTGGCCGACTGA